In Streptomyces hawaiiensis, one genomic interval encodes:
- a CDS encoding TetR/AcrR family transcriptional regulator, with product MTTRVPRERRRRRPTRSGVLLSEDLIVETALRLIGEHGPEALSVRRLGAALGCDPTALYRYFHGTDDLVLAIADRIIGDAMTGFAPGDDWVDSLREMALRVRAGYLAHPRAAAMAAHRVTRRRNEIRAVETGIGLLLTAGFPPADAARLYLAFIDTVLSHAATEAAFHALPPQQREADRRSWRDVYQDLDPATYPALTAVRPELPAMADSSFEQAVDLLLEALAGRVRALTRRPKGR from the coding sequence ATGACCACCCGTGTCCCGCGGGAGCGCCGGCGTAGGAGGCCGACCCGCTCGGGGGTGCTGCTGTCGGAGGACCTGATCGTGGAGACCGCCTTGCGGCTCATCGGCGAGCACGGACCCGAGGCGCTGAGCGTGCGCCGGCTCGGCGCGGCCCTGGGGTGCGATCCGACCGCGCTGTACCGCTACTTCCACGGCACCGACGACCTGGTGCTCGCCATCGCCGACCGGATCATCGGCGACGCCATGACCGGCTTCGCCCCTGGGGACGACTGGGTGGACTCGCTGCGCGAGATGGCCCTCAGGGTCCGCGCGGGTTACCTCGCCCATCCCCGCGCGGCCGCCATGGCCGCCCACCGCGTGACCCGGCGCCGGAACGAGATCCGCGCCGTGGAGACGGGGATCGGCCTGCTGCTCACCGCGGGCTTCCCGCCGGCCGACGCCGCACGGCTCTACCTGGCCTTCATCGACACCGTGCTCAGCCACGCCGCCACGGAGGCGGCGTTCCACGCGCTTCCCCCGCAGCAGCGCGAGGCCGACCGCCGGTCGTGGCGGGACGTCTACCAGGATCTCGATCCGGCGACGTACCCCGCCCTCACCGCGGTGCGCCCGGAGCTGCCCGCGATGGCGGACAGCTCCTTCGAGCAGGCGGTGGACCTTTTGCTGGAGGCCCTGGCGGGCCGGGTACGCGCCCTCACGCGGCGGCCGAAAGGGCGGTGA
- a CDS encoding alpha/beta fold hydrolase, with product MTAESRRPAATRTSVLQELLPGYPAREHWRLVPSTGQHYLDVGTGGPLLFLHGNPTWSYAWRKLLPALVPHARCLAPDLPGLGLSQHIPAPPGPTARYLHQLDHLDALYHHLVRDEGAPPGGWTFAVHDWGGPLGVAWMLRNPGVVSRLVVLNTIAFPWPDGYRLPFYLRWIRDHRPVAAAVHATNAFARATVRVGVTRRLSAAERRAYLLPHARRGNRRAITEFVRAIPRDPSDEAWRLLTPPEGADGLGNLPMLIGWGMRDPVFTPLVLAEWIRRHPHAVVHRFPRAGHLVMDDAGDELGVRVRDFLRGGR from the coding sequence GTGACCGCCGAGAGCCGGCGCCCGGCCGCCACGCGCACGTCCGTCCTCCAGGAGCTGCTGCCCGGTTACCCCGCCCGCGAGCACTGGCGGCTCGTGCCGTCGACCGGCCAGCACTACCTCGACGTCGGCACGGGCGGCCCGCTGCTGTTCCTGCACGGCAATCCGACCTGGAGCTACGCCTGGCGCAAGCTGCTCCCCGCGCTGGTCCCGCACGCCCGGTGCCTGGCCCCGGACCTTCCCGGCCTCGGCCTGTCCCAGCACATCCCGGCACCGCCCGGCCCGACGGCCCGGTACCTGCATCAACTGGACCACCTGGACGCCCTCTACCACCACCTGGTCCGCGACGAGGGCGCCCCGCCCGGCGGCTGGACGTTCGCCGTGCACGACTGGGGCGGCCCGCTCGGCGTCGCCTGGATGCTGCGCAATCCCGGCGTCGTCTCCCGCCTAGTGGTCCTCAACACCATCGCCTTCCCCTGGCCCGACGGCTACCGGCTGCCGTTCTACCTGCGCTGGATCCGGGACCACCGTCCGGTGGCCGCCGCGGTGCACGCCACCAACGCCTTCGCCCGGGCCACGGTGCGCGTCGGCGTCACCCGACGGCTCAGTGCTGCCGAGCGGCGCGCCTACCTGCTGCCCCACGCGCGCCGGGGCAACCGCCGGGCCATCACGGAGTTCGTCCGCGCCATCCCCCGGGACCCCTCCGACGAGGCCTGGCGGCTGCTCACCCCGCCCGAGGGGGCCGACGGCCTCGGGAACCTGCCCATGCTCATCGGCTGGGGCATGCGCGATCCGGTCTTCACGCCGCTGGTCCTCGCCGAGTGGATCCGCCGCCACCCGCACGCCGTGGTCCACCGCTTCCCACGCGCCGGCCACCTGGTGATGGACGACGCCGGCGACGAACTCGGCGTCCGCGTCCGCGACTTCCTGCGAGGAGGGCGATGA
- a CDS encoding AMP-binding protein, with translation MTPASAGIFTRLSRLTEQPQATVLVRCTGPVSAEDVTAAQLLDGCLRTADALRSTGVRRGDKAVVMTRDAYRLVAAVYALTSLGAVPVLIEPRAEVRRCLDEIAPGVFIGEPLAHVARRALGWGRGHVRTALVTGRDFPGRGRLLGRSLPLAVPDGSGPGPHVPEPRAEDLAMIAFTSGSTGQPKGVEYRYTTLAGQLGALDAVLRPEAGDVLLSCFLPFAALGPLLGLTTVAPQVDHLAPARTPPGHLVGPLLRHRADIVLGSPAILGLIAGHCARHGLTLPSVRRVLSFGAPLRPRLVELLASALPPGAEILSVYGATECLPATAIDADELRALRVQPPPDHSGTCLGRPLPGVGACVLDADATGLGEIAVAGPVVSPAYHARPDATGAAKSLTDGTLWHRTGDLGRLDDEGRLWYLGRTAHLVTGDGFTLTTEDVEAAADIASGVRRTALVGVGPAGRQRAVLCVEPERGARRDAVLDALRASLGGHHHGRRIGTVLFHPRFPTDIRHNSKIDRARLAEYASGGRR, from the coding sequence ATGACCCCCGCATCCGCTGGCATCTTCACCCGCCTGTCCCGGCTGACCGAGCAGCCGCAGGCGACCGTGCTCGTCCGCTGCACCGGCCCCGTCTCCGCCGAGGACGTCACGGCGGCGCAGCTGCTGGACGGCTGCCTGCGTACCGCCGACGCCCTCCGGTCCACGGGAGTGCGGCGCGGTGACAAAGCCGTGGTGATGACGAGAGACGCCTACCGGCTCGTGGCGGCCGTCTACGCGTTGACCTCGCTCGGTGCCGTCCCGGTGCTGATCGAGCCGCGGGCCGAGGTGCGGCGCTGTCTGGACGAGATCGCCCCCGGCGTCTTCATCGGGGAGCCCCTGGCACATGTGGCGCGCCGGGCGCTTGGCTGGGGCCGCGGCCACGTCCGTACGGCCCTGGTCACCGGCCGGGACTTCCCGGGCCGGGGCCGACTCCTGGGGCGGAGCCTGCCCTTGGCGGTGCCGGACGGCAGCGGCCCGGGGCCGCACGTCCCCGAGCCCCGGGCGGAGGACCTGGCGATGATCGCCTTCACCTCCGGCTCCACCGGGCAGCCCAAGGGCGTGGAATACCGCTACACCACCCTCGCCGGGCAGCTCGGCGCCCTGGACGCCGTACTGCGCCCGGAGGCCGGCGACGTCCTGCTCTCCTGCTTCCTGCCGTTCGCCGCGCTCGGTCCGCTGCTCGGCCTGACGACCGTCGCCCCGCAGGTCGACCATCTGGCCCCGGCGCGCACACCCCCGGGCCACCTGGTCGGCCCCCTCCTGCGCCACCGGGCGGACATCGTCCTCGGCTCACCGGCGATCCTGGGTCTGATCGCCGGTCACTGCGCACGCCACGGCCTGACACTGCCCTCGGTCCGCCGCGTGCTCTCCTTCGGCGCACCCCTGCGCCCCCGTCTCGTCGAACTCCTCGCCAGCGCCCTCCCGCCCGGGGCGGAGATCCTCAGCGTCTACGGCGCCACCGAGTGCCTGCCCGCCACCGCCATCGACGCCGACGAGCTGCGCGCCCTGCGGGTCCAGCCGCCCCCGGACCACTCCGGCACGTGCCTGGGCCGACCCCTGCCCGGCGTCGGGGCGTGCGTCCTGGACGCGGACGCCACCGGTCTGGGCGAGATCGCCGTAGCGGGCCCCGTGGTCAGCCCCGCCTACCACGCCCGCCCCGACGCCACCGGAGCCGCCAAGTCCCTCACGGACGGCACACTGTGGCACCGCACCGGCGACCTGGGACGCCTCGACGACGAAGGCCGCCTCTGGTACCTCGGCCGCACGGCCCACCTCGTCACCGGCGACGGCTTCACCCTCACCACCGAGGACGTCGAGGCCGCCGCCGACATCGCCTCCGGGGTCCGCCGCACCGCCCTGGTCGGCGTCGGCCCCGCCGGACGTCAGCGGGCGGTGCTGTGTGTCGAGCCCGAGCGCGGCGCACGGCGGGACGCCGTCCTGGACGCGTTGCGCGCCTCCCTCGGCGGCCACCATCACGGCCGCCGCATCGGCACCGTGCTGTTCCACCCCCGCTTCCCCACCGACATCCGGCACAACTCCAAGATCGACCGCGCCCGGCTCGCCGAGTACGCCTCGGGAGGCCGCCGTTGA
- a CDS encoding 3-oxoacyl-ACP synthase III family protein: MLEAPRARLTAVAVHLPSRYRTMEEIRAGIAAAQSPYVPPPGLIEDITGVRGVHVSEEGECASDLAVAAARKALAEAGTAIDEVDLLLFAATSQDMIEPSTSHLVAAKLGAACPVFDVTNACNSVLNAMEVADAFIATRRYRTVLIACGEVGSMVTRWHVPDHEALLRAMPGYTVSDAGAALLLTAGPAEDGDPGVLTLRFAADSTAWNACTVSGGGSMHPRAFDDEHLTIRLNGDLLRTTAVEGLTFLQRSAERELEAVRASAFIAVHQIGMPQYQEIVERLPLPADRCMPTVAEHGNCAAASLPLQLVKARESDRIEPGDTVAMLGLASGMSFGLALVRW, from the coding sequence GTGCTCGAAGCCCCGCGTGCCCGCTTGACAGCCGTCGCCGTCCATCTGCCGTCCCGCTACCGGACCATGGAGGAGATCCGGGCCGGGATCGCCGCCGCCCAAAGCCCCTACGTACCGCCGCCCGGCCTGATCGAGGACATCACCGGAGTGCGTGGTGTCCATGTCTCCGAGGAGGGCGAGTGCGCCTCGGACCTCGCGGTCGCCGCGGCCCGCAAGGCGCTCGCGGAGGCCGGCACGGCCATCGACGAGGTGGACCTGCTGCTGTTCGCCGCCACCAGCCAGGACATGATCGAACCGTCGACCTCGCATCTGGTGGCCGCCAAACTGGGCGCCGCCTGCCCGGTGTTCGACGTGACGAACGCCTGCAACAGCGTCCTCAACGCGATGGAGGTGGCCGACGCGTTCATCGCCACCCGCCGTTACCGCACGGTGCTCATCGCCTGCGGCGAGGTGGGCTCCATGGTCACGCGCTGGCACGTCCCCGATCACGAGGCCCTGTTGCGGGCCATGCCCGGCTACACCGTCTCCGACGCCGGCGCCGCCCTGCTGCTGACCGCGGGGCCCGCCGAGGACGGCGACCCCGGAGTGCTCACCCTGCGGTTCGCCGCGGACTCGACCGCCTGGAACGCCTGCACCGTGAGCGGCGGCGGCTCGATGCACCCGCGGGCGTTCGACGACGAGCACCTGACGATCCGGCTCAACGGCGACCTGCTGCGCACGACCGCGGTCGAGGGCCTGACGTTCCTCCAGAGGTCAGCGGAGCGGGAGTTGGAGGCGGTCCGTGCCAGCGCCTTCATCGCCGTGCACCAGATCGGCATGCCGCAGTACCAGGAGATCGTCGAGAGGCTGCCGCTGCCCGCCGACCGGTGCATGCCCACCGTCGCCGAGCACGGCAACTGCGCCGCGGCCTCCCTGCCCCTGCAACTGGTCAAGGCGCGGGAGAGCGACCGTATCGAGCCCGGGGACACCGTGGCGATGCTCGGCCTGGCCAGTGGCATGAGCTTCGGTCTGGCGCTGGTCCGCTGGTGA
- a CDS encoding NAD-dependent epimerase/dehydratase family protein, which yields MRVLVTGGSGFLGQEICRRLVARGTAVSSLGRRPSPALESLGVRHHQGDLADPAAVSRALAGCDAVIHNAALAGVSGPLAPYWRTNVVGTRNVIDQCRARGVGTLVHTSTASVVFRPGGLENADERCPYPRRHLAAYPRTKAHAEALVLAAHGPGLATVSLRPHIIWGPGDPHFAPALARAVRAGRLVLPGDGTNLVDTTHLHTAADAHLLALDRLREGRTVGGRAYFITQDDPRPLRDIAAAFLRAAGLRATWCTVPRPLAHAAAAGSEAALRLAGLTRTHALSRFLVAELVHPHWFSVEAARRDLEFEPTITFDAGITALSAAA from the coding sequence TTGAGGGTCCTGGTCACCGGCGGGAGCGGCTTCCTGGGGCAGGAGATCTGCCGCCGGCTCGTCGCCCGGGGCACGGCGGTCTCCTCCCTGGGCCGCCGCCCGAGCCCCGCCCTGGAGAGCCTCGGCGTCCGGCACCACCAGGGAGACCTGGCCGATCCGGCCGCCGTGTCACGCGCGCTCGCCGGCTGCGACGCCGTCATCCACAACGCCGCCCTCGCCGGAGTCAGCGGCCCGCTCGCCCCGTACTGGAGAACCAACGTCGTCGGCACCCGCAACGTCATCGACCAGTGCCGCGCGCGGGGAGTCGGCACCCTCGTCCACACCTCGACCGCCAGCGTCGTCTTCCGGCCGGGCGGTCTGGAGAACGCCGACGAACGCTGCCCCTACCCCCGCCGGCACCTGGCCGCCTACCCGCGCACCAAGGCGCACGCGGAAGCCCTCGTCCTGGCCGCCCACGGGCCCGGCCTGGCCACCGTCTCCCTGCGCCCCCACATCATCTGGGGCCCCGGCGACCCGCACTTCGCGCCCGCCCTGGCACGCGCCGTCCGCGCTGGCCGGCTGGTGCTGCCCGGCGACGGCACGAACCTCGTCGACACGACCCACCTGCACACCGCCGCCGACGCCCATCTGCTCGCCCTGGACCGGCTCCGGGAGGGGCGCACCGTCGGAGGCCGCGCCTACTTCATCACCCAGGACGACCCGCGCCCGCTGCGTGACATCGCCGCCGCCTTCCTGCGCGCGGCGGGCCTGCGGGCCACGTGGTGCACGGTGCCTCGCCCGCTGGCCCACGCCGCCGCGGCCGGCTCCGAGGCCGCCCTGCGTCTCGCGGGCCTCACCCGCACCCACGCACTCAGCCGCTTCCTCGTCGCCGAGTTGGTGCACCCCCACTGGTTCAGCGTCGAAGCGGCCCGGCGCGACCTGGAGTTCGAGCCGACGATCACCTTCGACGCGGGCATCACCGCCCTTTCGGCCGCCGCGTGA